One genomic window of Pecten maximus chromosome 3, xPecMax1.1, whole genome shotgun sequence includes the following:
- the LOC117323861 gene encoding cyclic AMP-dependent transcription factor ATF-3-like, with amino-acid sequence MPFTFPAIMNTAHSCGPVDEELAKAVRACEDTDSILPILKEELKCTIQKRRLAEGKTELTVQFTPPTKQELSPEEIIKKENRREQNRRAARKFRRKQAELARGFQQRIKQLETENVRLREQLRRLTQEKGYIQGKVHAHHAMCENSGVPDVSMLLPSQ; translated from the exons atgcCCTTCACCTTTCCAGCCATAATGAATACTGCCCATAGTTGTGGTCCAGTGGACGAGGAGCTGGCTAAAGCCGTACGTGCTTGTGAGGATACAGACAGCATACTGCCTATACTTAAGGAAGAACttaaatgtaccatacaaaaAAGACGACTAGCTGAGGGCAAGACAGAACTGACCGTACAATTCACACCCCCAACCAAACAGGAG CTTAGTCCCGAAGaaattataaagaaagaaaatagaAGAGAACAGAACCGAAGGGCTGCTCGGAAATTCCGCCGGAAACAAGCGGAATTAGCACGTGGTTTTCAACAG AGAATTAAACAATTAGAAACAGAAAATGTAAGACTGAGAGAACAATTACGGCGGCTTACCCAGGAAAAGGGCTATATACAAGGAAAAGTACATGCCCATCACGCCATGTGTGAAAACAGTGGTGTCCCTGATGTGTCGATGTTACTACCGTCACAATGA